A single genomic interval of Nocardioides nitrophenolicus harbors:
- a CDS encoding 3'(2'),5'-bisphosphate nucleotidase CysQ, which produces MTFEPGTPASEVVADDHLLAAWLAEEAGRRLLEVRAEGLVGKELKDAGDRAAHVLLMDLLATYRPDDAVLSEEALESAADKDARLTAAKVWIVDPLDGTREFSEPPRDDWAVHVALWQDGELVAGAVAQPALGETFNTGTPPVVPARTSQRPRIAVSRTRPPAFVEALAKELDAELVPMGSAGVKMMSVVRDVADAYVHAGGQYEWDSAAPVAVARAAGLFTSRVDGSELVYNQSDVYLPDVIVCRPELSEKILAFISANGTD; this is translated from the coding sequence GTGACTTTCGAGCCCGGTACCCCCGCTTCCGAGGTCGTCGCCGACGACCACCTCCTCGCCGCCTGGCTGGCCGAGGAGGCCGGCCGCCGCCTGCTGGAGGTGCGTGCCGAGGGCCTGGTCGGCAAGGAGCTCAAGGACGCCGGCGACCGGGCGGCCCACGTGCTGCTCATGGACCTGCTGGCGACCTACCGCCCCGACGACGCCGTCCTCTCCGAGGAGGCGCTGGAGAGCGCGGCCGACAAGGACGCCCGGCTCACCGCCGCGAAGGTGTGGATCGTCGACCCGCTCGACGGCACGCGGGAGTTCTCCGAGCCGCCGCGCGACGACTGGGCCGTCCACGTCGCGCTGTGGCAGGACGGCGAGCTGGTCGCCGGTGCGGTCGCGCAGCCCGCGCTCGGGGAGACCTTCAACACCGGTACGCCGCCGGTCGTCCCTGCCCGCACCTCCCAGCGGCCGCGGATCGCGGTCTCCCGCACCCGCCCGCCGGCGTTCGTCGAGGCGCTCGCGAAGGAGCTCGACGCCGAGCTGGTGCCGATGGGCTCGGCCGGCGTGAAGATGATGTCGGTGGTGCGCGACGTCGCCGACGCCTACGTCCACGCGGGCGGCCAGTACGAGTGGGACTCCGCCGCGCCGGTCGCGGTCGCCCGGGCCGCGGGCCTGTTCACCTCGCGGGTCGACGGCAGCGAGCTGGTCTACAACCAGTCCGACGTCTACCTGCCCGACGTGATCGTGTGCCGCCCCGAGCTGTCCGAGAAGATCCTGGCCTTCATCTCCGCGAACGGCACCGACTGA
- a CDS encoding VOC family protein, whose translation MTSFISHTTIDCANAFELSEWWKPVIGYTDLPGDPNEPGHEECMIIDPESGHQVLFIEVPERKTGKNRMHFDLRPRSGTRDEEIDRLLRYGAVQVADHRGIRGPGSGWVTLADPEGNEFCVVRSLAELEGS comes from the coding sequence GTGACGTCCTTCATCTCGCACACCACCATCGACTGCGCCAACGCCTTCGAGCTCTCGGAGTGGTGGAAGCCGGTCATCGGCTACACCGACCTGCCCGGCGATCCCAACGAGCCGGGACACGAGGAGTGCATGATCATCGACCCCGAGAGCGGCCACCAGGTGCTGTTCATCGAGGTCCCCGAGCGCAAGACCGGCAAGAACCGGATGCACTTCGACCTGCGCCCGCGCTCCGGCACCCGGGACGAGGAGATCGACCGGCTGCTCCGGTACGGCGCGGTCCAGGTCGCCGACCACCGCGGGATCCGCGGCCCGGGCAGCGGCTGGGTCACCCTCGCCGACCCGGAGGGCAACGAGTTCTGCGTCGTCCGCTCCCTCGCCGAGCTGGAAGGCTCCTAG
- a CDS encoding alpha-ketoglutarate-dependent dioxygenase AlkB codes for MTVDFQTSLFDAAASEVATERRVLSAGAWVDVARDWLPDADDVFATLVREVPWRAERRAMYDRVVDVPRLVFTYMIGDPLPHPALSDARERLSQRYADELGEPFRTAGCCYYRDGRDSVAWHGDTIGRGSTDDTMVAIVSVGDPRRLHLRPRDPERRDEAFAVEMGHGDLVVMGGSCQRTWEHAVPKVASAGPRISVQFRPLNVF; via the coding sequence ATGACGGTCGACTTCCAGACCAGCCTGTTCGACGCCGCGGCGAGCGAGGTCGCCACCGAGCGCCGGGTGCTGAGCGCCGGCGCCTGGGTCGACGTGGCCCGCGACTGGCTGCCCGACGCCGACGACGTCTTCGCGACCCTGGTCCGCGAGGTGCCGTGGCGCGCCGAGCGGCGGGCCATGTACGACCGGGTCGTCGACGTACCCCGCCTGGTGTTCACCTACATGATCGGCGACCCGCTCCCCCACCCGGCGCTGAGCGACGCCCGCGAGCGGCTGAGCCAGCGGTACGCCGACGAGCTCGGCGAGCCGTTCCGCACCGCCGGCTGCTGCTACTACCGCGACGGCCGCGACAGCGTGGCCTGGCACGGCGACACCATCGGCCGCGGCTCCACCGACGACACCATGGTCGCGATCGTCTCGGTCGGCGATCCGCGCCGGCTGCACCTGCGCCCGCGCGACCCGGAGCGGCGCGACGAGGCGTTCGCCGTCGAGATGGGCCACGGCGACCTGGTGGTCATGGGCGGCTCCTGCCAGCGCACCTGGGAGCACGCCGTGCCCAAGGTCGCCTCGGCCGGACCGCGGATCTCGGTGCAGTTCCGGCCACTGAACGTGTTCTAG
- a CDS encoding HD domain-containing protein, translated as MEDDHPDLTDLPWPLTGADALREELLAAYADPSRGHHGTRHLAEVLQRLDELAAAGAAYDRTPVLLAAWFHDAVYDGERDAEERSATWAEDALPAHTDPATVAEVARLVRLTEHHRPAPEDANGCALSDADLSILAAGRERYDEYVAAVRTEYAHLPDDVFAMGRADVLRGLTDAPELFRTAPGRARWEAPARANVARELAELTASL; from the coding sequence ATGGAGGACGACCATCCCGACCTGACCGACCTGCCCTGGCCGCTGACCGGGGCCGACGCGCTGCGCGAGGAGCTGCTGGCGGCATACGCCGACCCGAGCCGCGGCCACCACGGCACCCGCCACCTCGCCGAGGTGCTGCAGCGGCTCGACGAGCTCGCGGCCGCCGGGGCGGCGTACGATCGCACTCCGGTGCTGCTGGCCGCCTGGTTCCACGATGCCGTCTACGACGGCGAGCGGGACGCCGAGGAGCGCTCGGCGACCTGGGCCGAGGACGCGCTGCCGGCCCACACCGACCCGGCGACGGTCGCCGAGGTGGCCCGGCTGGTGCGGCTCACCGAGCACCACCGCCCGGCACCCGAGGACGCCAACGGCTGCGCGCTGTCCGACGCCGACCTGTCCATCCTGGCGGCGGGCCGCGAGCGCTACGACGAGTACGTCGCGGCGGTCCGCACCGAGTACGCCCACCTGCCCGACGATGTCTTCGCGATGGGCCGCGCCGACGTGCTGCGCGGGCTGACCGATGCGCCCGAGCTGTTCCGCACCGCGCCCGGACGCGCGCGCTGGGAGGCCCCGGCGCGCGCCAACGTGGCCCGCGAGCTGGCGGAGCTGACCGCGTCGCTCTAG
- a CDS encoding RtcB family protein translates to MEKITPKLLNWASILEQGTRDQAVTTASMPFIHPHLALMPDAHLGLGATVGSVIPTLGAIIPAAVGVDIGCGMIAVRTTYTADELPADRRSLREAIERAVPLSAGAANQRISRAHTERRIEELTTAAERAGFAPGRYASRWELQLGTLGSGNHFIEVTVDEERRVWLFLHSGSRGVGNKIAQHHIAIARELCAKWWIDLPDKDLAYLAEGTDEFWAYIREMRWAQRYALLNREEMMDRVVRQFAEWVGLGSADDVERVEEINCHHNYTEQERHFGKDVWLSRKGAINAERGRPGLIPGSMGTASYVVSGLGNPVALNSAPHGAGREYSRSKARRTFTREQLREAMAGIEYRDTDAFVDEIPAAYKDIDRVMADAADLVEIRHTLRQIVNVKGD, encoded by the coding sequence ATGGAGAAGATCACGCCGAAGCTCCTGAACTGGGCTTCGATCCTCGAGCAGGGCACCCGCGACCAGGCGGTGACGACGGCGAGCATGCCGTTCATCCACCCGCACCTCGCGCTGATGCCCGACGCCCACCTGGGCCTGGGCGCGACGGTGGGCTCGGTCATCCCGACCCTCGGCGCGATCATCCCGGCGGCGGTCGGCGTCGACATCGGCTGCGGCATGATCGCGGTGCGCACGACGTACACCGCCGACGAGCTGCCCGCCGACCGGCGATCGCTGCGGGAGGCCATCGAGCGGGCGGTCCCGCTGTCGGCCGGCGCGGCCAACCAGCGCATCTCCCGGGCGCACACCGAGCGCCGGATCGAGGAGCTCACCACAGCGGCGGAGCGGGCGGGCTTCGCGCCCGGGCGCTACGCGAGCCGCTGGGAGCTGCAGCTCGGCACGCTCGGCTCGGGCAACCACTTCATCGAGGTCACCGTCGACGAGGAGCGGCGGGTCTGGCTGTTCCTGCACTCCGGCTCGCGCGGCGTCGGCAACAAGATCGCGCAGCACCACATCGCGATCGCCCGCGAGCTGTGCGCGAAGTGGTGGATCGACCTGCCCGACAAGGACCTCGCCTACCTCGCCGAGGGCACCGACGAGTTCTGGGCCTACATCCGCGAGATGCGGTGGGCGCAGCGCTACGCCCTGCTCAACCGCGAGGAGATGATGGACCGGGTGGTCCGCCAGTTCGCGGAGTGGGTCGGGCTCGGCTCGGCCGACGACGTCGAGCGGGTCGAGGAGATCAACTGCCACCACAACTACACCGAGCAGGAGCGGCACTTCGGCAAGGACGTCTGGCTCTCCCGCAAGGGTGCGATCAACGCCGAGCGGGGCCGCCCGGGCCTGATCCCGGGCTCCATGGGGACGGCGTCGTACGTCGTCAGCGGGCTCGGCAACCCGGTCGCCCTCAACTCCGCGCCGCACGGCGCCGGACGGGAGTACTCCCGGTCGAAGGCCCGGCGGACCTTCACCCGGGAGCAGCTGCGGGAGGCGATGGCAGGCATCGAGTACCGCGACACCGACGCCTTCGTCGACGAGATCCCGGCGGCGTACAAGGACATCGACCGGGTGATGGCCGACGCCGCCGACCTCGTCGAGATCCGGCACACGCTGCGCCAGATCGTGAACGTGAAGGGCGACTGA
- a CDS encoding GNAT family N-acetyltransferase yields the protein MRAPTRSALIVTVPEADGVVGPHRARFDRAAAWGVPAHVTVLFPFLPPEQVTPDVLGRLADAVVAVPAFTASFAETAWFGEDVLFLAPRPADRFVALTSAVTTAFPGQQPYGGAHAEVVPHLTVGHDAPVTALRAAEVEVRGALPVTAEIAAVELWQGGDEEASWAAVDALPLGRRGRATVRPARPDDVAAVVAVGHLTWPATYTPIAGAEYVRRGLAEWWSPAGTADAIAAGRVLVAESDGQVVGVATYSLDGEVVDLWKLYVVPSAQGTGAGAALLDAVVSGPGVGASEIRLAHLAGNERARAFYERHGFTETHRTADALGGPDSVWMRLPLRK from the coding sequence ATGCGAGCCCCGACCCGCAGTGCCCTGATCGTCACCGTCCCGGAGGCGGACGGGGTCGTCGGGCCGCATCGCGCGCGCTTCGACCGGGCCGCGGCCTGGGGCGTGCCCGCCCACGTCACGGTGCTCTTCCCGTTCCTGCCGCCCGAGCAGGTGACCCCGGACGTGCTCGGGCGGCTCGCCGACGCCGTCGTGGCCGTGCCCGCCTTCACCGCGAGCTTCGCCGAGACCGCGTGGTTCGGCGAGGACGTGCTCTTCCTGGCTCCCCGGCCCGCGGACCGGTTCGTGGCGCTCACGAGCGCCGTCACGACCGCCTTCCCCGGCCAGCAGCCGTACGGCGGCGCCCACGCCGAGGTGGTCCCCCACCTCACCGTCGGGCACGACGCGCCCGTCACGGCCCTGCGCGCCGCCGAGGTCGAGGTCCGCGGCGCACTGCCCGTCACCGCCGAGATCGCGGCGGTCGAGCTGTGGCAGGGCGGCGACGAGGAGGCGTCCTGGGCAGCCGTGGACGCGCTGCCTCTCGGCCGCCGGGGGCGCGCCACGGTGCGCCCGGCGCGGCCCGACGACGTGGCCGCCGTCGTCGCGGTCGGTCACCTGACCTGGCCCGCCACCTACACGCCGATCGCCGGCGCGGAGTACGTCCGTCGCGGCCTCGCCGAGTGGTGGTCGCCGGCGGGGACAGCCGACGCGATCGCCGCGGGGCGGGTGCTCGTGGCCGAGTCAGACGGCCAGGTCGTCGGCGTGGCGACGTACTCCCTCGACGGCGAGGTCGTCGACCTCTGGAAGCTGTACGTCGTGCCGTCCGCGCAGGGCACCGGCGCCGGCGCCGCGCTCCTCGACGCGGTCGTGTCCGGCCCCGGCGTCGGGGCGAGCGAGATCCGGCTCGCGCACCTCGCCGGCAACGAGCGGGCCCGCGCGTTCTACGAGCGCCACGGCTTCACCGAGACCCACCGCACCGCCGACGCGCTCGGCGGGCCCGACAGCGTCTGGATGCGGCTACCTCTGCGGAAATGA
- a CDS encoding TrpB-like pyridoxal phosphate-dependent enzyme produces the protein MSDDQVMYTLEPHEQPTRWYNIVADLPTPPPPPLHPGTHQPVGPDDLAPLFPPELIAQEVTAERYVDIPEPVLDVYRQYRPSPLYRARRWEQKLGTSARIYYKYEGVSPAGSHKVNTAVPQVYYNKLNGITRLTTETGAGQWGTALSYASALFGVTCEVWQVGASYDTKPQRRTLIEVFGGKVHRSPSRLTESGKAFAEEHPGSLGIAISEAVEVAAQDPEAKYALGSVLNHVLLHQTVIGEEALLQLAKAGESGADLVLGCAGGGSNFAGLAFPFLREKLAGNQSPRILAVEPSSCPTLTRGEYRYDFGDTAGLTPLMKMHTLGHDFVPSTIHAGGLRYHGMAPLVSHTVHEGLIEATALHQSECFEAGVEFARTQGIVPAPESSHALAQARREALAATEAGTSPVIVVGLSGHGLLELGAYESFLSGRLEDDPLSDEALSEALANVPVVG, from the coding sequence ATGAGCGACGACCAGGTGATGTACACCCTCGAGCCGCACGAGCAGCCGACCCGCTGGTACAACATCGTCGCCGACCTGCCGACTCCTCCTCCGCCGCCGCTGCACCCCGGCACCCACCAGCCGGTCGGGCCCGACGACCTGGCGCCGCTGTTCCCGCCGGAGCTGATCGCGCAGGAGGTCACCGCCGAGCGGTACGTCGACATCCCGGAGCCGGTGCTCGACGTCTACCGGCAGTACCGCCCCAGCCCGCTCTACCGCGCCCGCCGCTGGGAGCAGAAGCTCGGCACCAGCGCCCGGATCTACTACAAGTACGAGGGCGTCTCGCCGGCCGGATCCCACAAGGTCAACACGGCCGTGCCGCAGGTCTACTACAACAAGCTCAACGGGATCACCCGGCTCACCACCGAGACCGGCGCCGGCCAGTGGGGCACCGCCCTGTCCTACGCCAGCGCCCTGTTCGGGGTGACCTGCGAGGTGTGGCAGGTCGGGGCGTCGTACGACACCAAGCCGCAGCGCCGCACCCTGATCGAGGTCTTCGGCGGCAAGGTGCACCGCTCGCCGAGCCGGCTGACCGAGTCGGGCAAGGCGTTCGCCGAGGAGCACCCTGGCTCGCTCGGCATCGCGATCTCCGAGGCGGTCGAGGTGGCGGCGCAGGACCCGGAGGCGAAGTACGCGCTGGGCTCGGTGCTCAACCACGTGCTGCTCCACCAGACGGTGATCGGCGAGGAGGCGCTGCTCCAGCTGGCCAAGGCCGGCGAGTCGGGCGCCGACCTGGTCCTCGGCTGCGCGGGCGGCGGCTCGAACTTCGCCGGCCTGGCGTTCCCGTTCCTGCGCGAGAAGCTCGCCGGCAACCAGTCGCCCCGGATCCTCGCCGTCGAGCCGAGCTCGTGCCCGACGCTGACCCGCGGGGAGTACCGCTACGACTTCGGCGACACCGCCGGCCTCACGCCGCTGATGAAGATGCACACCCTGGGCCACGACTTCGTGCCCTCGACCATCCACGCCGGCGGGCTGCGCTACCACGGCATGGCGCCGCTGGTCTCCCACACCGTCCACGAGGGCCTGATCGAGGCGACCGCCCTGCACCAGAGCGAGTGCTTCGAGGCGGGCGTCGAGTTCGCCCGCACCCAGGGCATCGTCCCGGCGCCCGAGTCGTCCCACGCCCTCGCCCAGGCGCGCCGCGAGGCGCTCGCGGCGACCGAGGCCGGGACCTCGCCGGTGATCGTGGTCGGCCTGTCGGGTCACGGGCTGCTCGAGCTCGGCGCGTACGAGAGCTTCCTCAGCGGCCGCCTCGAGGACGACCCGCTGTCGGACGAGGCGCTCAGCGAGGCGCTGGCCAACGTGCCGGTGGTCGGCTGA
- a CDS encoding chorismate mutase has product MSADDARAELHRLRSSIDNLDAALVHLLAERFKCTEAVGRLKARAAMPPADPAREAVQIARLRSMAESSGLDPHFAEKILNVIIAEVIRNHEQFAEANEG; this is encoded by the coding sequence GTGAGTGCAGACGACGCCCGGGCCGAGCTCCACCGACTGCGGTCGAGCATCGACAACCTCGACGCCGCCCTCGTGCACCTGCTGGCCGAGCGGTTCAAGTGCACCGAGGCGGTCGGCCGCCTCAAGGCGCGCGCCGCCATGCCGCCCGCCGATCCCGCCCGTGAGGCGGTGCAGATCGCGCGGCTGCGGTCGATGGCGGAGAGCTCGGGGCTGGACCCGCACTTCGCGGAGAAGATCCTCAACGTGATCATCGCCGAGGTCATCCGCAACCACGAGCAGTTCGCTGAGGCGAACGAGGGCTGA
- a CDS encoding alpha/beta fold hydrolase, whose protein sequence is MLPSIAVRHLAGQPGRPLLVVGPSLGTTVDRLWGPVASALPGWNVLGWDLPGHGASPAVDRLTPGFSMAGLAAAVLAAVSDAAGRDVAFAYAGDSVGGAVGLQLALDHPLRVTSLAVLCSEAAFGTWSTWPERAALVRASGMDPMVASSPARWFGSRVGEADPRRAAAAADLAAVDPESYARVCEALAGFDVRSRLGTVSVPLLAVAGADDVATPPAALEALAAGVPDGRVEVLAGVGHLAPYEAPEEVAALLAEGLSPRSPQRTARGCG, encoded by the coding sequence ATGCTGCCCTCGATCGCGGTCCGCCACCTGGCCGGCCAGCCGGGACGGCCCCTGCTCGTCGTCGGCCCCTCCCTCGGTACGACGGTCGACCGGCTCTGGGGGCCGGTCGCCTCCGCGCTGCCCGGCTGGAACGTCCTCGGCTGGGACCTGCCCGGCCACGGCGCCAGCCCGGCGGTCGACCGGCTCACCCCCGGCTTCTCGATGGCCGGGCTGGCGGCGGCGGTGCTGGCCGCGGTCTCCGACGCGGCCGGCCGCGATGTCGCCTTCGCGTACGCCGGCGACTCGGTCGGCGGCGCCGTCGGGCTCCAGCTCGCGCTCGACCACCCGCTGCGCGTGACGTCGCTGGCGGTGCTGTGCAGCGAGGCCGCCTTCGGCACCTGGTCCACCTGGCCCGAGCGGGCCGCCCTGGTCCGCGCCTCGGGCATGGACCCGATGGTCGCCTCCTCCCCCGCCCGCTGGTTCGGCTCCCGGGTCGGCGAGGCGGACCCACGCCGCGCGGCCGCCGCCGCCGACCTGGCCGCGGTGGACCCGGAGAGCTATGCCCGGGTCTGCGAGGCGCTCGCCGGCTTCGACGTACGCTCGCGGCTCGGCACCGTGAGCGTTCCCCTGCTCGCGGTCGCCGGCGCCGACGACGTCGCGACGCCGCCGGCGGCCCTGGAGGCGTTGGCCGCCGGCGTACCTGACGGGCGGGTGGAGGTGCTGGCCGGCGTCGGCCACCTGGCGCCGTACGAGGCTCCGGAGGAGGTCGCCGCGCTGCTCGCCGAGGGCCTCAGCCCTCGTTCGCCTCAGCGAACTGCTCGTGGTTGCGGATGA
- the catC gene encoding muconolactone Delta-isomerase, which translates to MLFCVRMDVDIPRDLDPAEREAVVARERAYSQELQRGGEWAHIWRIVGLYSNISIFDVGSNARLHEILSNLPLFPFMRIEVTPLTEHPSAI; encoded by the coding sequence ATGCTCTTCTGTGTCCGGATGGACGTCGACATCCCGCGCGACCTCGACCCTGCCGAGAGGGAGGCCGTGGTCGCGCGGGAGCGGGCGTACTCCCAGGAGCTCCAGCGCGGCGGCGAGTGGGCGCACATCTGGCGCATCGTCGGGCTGTACTCCAACATCAGCATCTTCGACGTCGGGTCGAACGCCCGCCTGCACGAGATCCTGTCGAACCTGCCGCTGTTCCCCTTCATGCGGATCGAGGTCACGCCACTGACCGAGCACCCGTCGGCGATCTGA
- the catA gene encoding catechol 1,2-dioxygenase, whose translation MTTEVATAAASGASATERFHSDKSPYAAVKDTPPERVDRLARRVLDAVYQTVRDEKVTYDEFNALKAWMISVGEDGEWPLFLDVWLEHVVEDVNTAHREGNKGSIEGPYYVPGAPEHGSKGTIDMREGESGTPLLWTGTVTSTDGTVLEGALVELWHADADGFYSQFAPGIPEWNLRGNFRTDADGGFEIHTIQPAPYQIPTDGSCGKLIAAAGWHAWRPAHLHVKVSAPGHELLTAQLYFPGDEHNDDDIASAVKPELLLDPKPQADGSVTVDYGFVLDPVR comes from the coding sequence ATGACCACCGAGGTCGCCACCGCCGCCGCATCCGGCGCCAGCGCCACCGAGCGCTTCCACTCCGACAAGTCGCCCTACGCGGCGGTCAAGGACACCCCGCCCGAGCGGGTCGACCGGCTCGCGCGGCGGGTGCTCGACGCCGTCTACCAGACCGTCCGCGACGAGAAGGTCACCTACGACGAGTTCAACGCGCTCAAGGCGTGGATGATCAGCGTCGGCGAGGACGGCGAGTGGCCGCTGTTCCTCGACGTGTGGCTCGAGCACGTCGTCGAGGACGTCAACACCGCGCACCGCGAGGGCAACAAGGGCTCGATCGAGGGCCCCTACTACGTCCCGGGCGCGCCCGAGCACGGCAGCAAGGGCACCATCGACATGCGCGAGGGCGAGTCCGGCACCCCGCTGCTGTGGACCGGCACGGTCACCTCCACCGACGGCACCGTCCTCGAGGGCGCGCTCGTCGAGCTGTGGCACGCCGACGCCGACGGCTTCTACTCGCAGTTCGCGCCCGGCATCCCGGAGTGGAACCTGCGCGGCAACTTCCGCACCGACGCCGACGGCGGCTTCGAGATCCACACGATCCAGCCGGCGCCGTACCAGATCCCGACCGACGGCTCCTGCGGCAAGCTGATCGCCGCCGCCGGCTGGCACGCCTGGCGCCCCGCCCACCTGCACGTGAAGGTGTCGGCGCCCGGTCACGAGCTGCTCACCGCCCAGCTCTACTTCCCCGGCGACGAGCACAACGACGACGACATCGCCTCGGCCGTGAAGCCGGAGCTGCTGCTGGACCCGAAGCCGCAGGCCGACGGCTCGGTCACCGTCGACTACGGCTTCGTGCTCGACCCGGTGCGCTGA
- a CDS encoding mandelate racemase/muconate lactonizing enzyme family protein produces the protein MKITAIEAIPFRIPYVKPLKFASGEVHVADHVLVRVHTDDGVVGVAEAPPRPFTYGETQRGILAVIETIFAPQVVGLALTDREQMAALMGRTVGNPTAKAAIDMAVWDALGRTLGLPVSELLGGYTDRMRVSHMLGFDQPAAMVEEAERMREVHGITTFKVKVGRRPAALDVAVVRALREGLGPDVVLYVDGNRGWTASESARAMRQMADLDLAFAEELSPADDVLGRRWLVQQLDVPFIADESATTPAEVTREVLGGAATALSIKTARTGFTGSQRVLHLAEGLGLEVVMGNQIDGQLGSICSVAFGAAHQRSSLHAGELSNFLDMSDDLLTEPLRIENGELALRPGAGLGVEIDDDKLRRYRTDI, from the coding sequence ATGAAGATCACCGCGATCGAGGCGATCCCCTTCCGGATCCCCTACGTCAAGCCGCTGAAGTTCGCGAGCGGCGAGGTGCACGTGGCCGACCACGTGCTGGTCCGCGTCCACACCGACGACGGGGTGGTCGGGGTCGCCGAGGCGCCGCCGCGTCCGTTCACGTACGGCGAGACGCAGCGCGGCATCCTCGCGGTGATCGAGACCATCTTCGCGCCGCAGGTCGTCGGCCTCGCGCTCACCGACCGCGAGCAGATGGCCGCACTGATGGGCCGAACGGTCGGCAACCCGACCGCGAAGGCCGCGATCGACATGGCCGTGTGGGACGCGCTCGGCCGCACCCTCGGGCTGCCGGTGTCCGAGCTGCTCGGCGGCTACACCGACCGGATGCGGGTCTCCCACATGCTCGGCTTCGACCAGCCGGCCGCGATGGTCGAGGAGGCCGAGCGGATGCGCGAGGTCCACGGCATCACCACCTTCAAGGTCAAGGTCGGCCGGCGTCCCGCAGCCCTCGACGTGGCCGTCGTCCGCGCGCTGCGCGAGGGCCTGGGCCCCGACGTCGTGCTGTACGTCGACGGCAACCGCGGCTGGACCGCCTCGGAGTCCGCGCGGGCGATGCGGCAGATGGCCGACCTCGACCTGGCCTTCGCCGAGGAGCTCAGCCCGGCCGACGACGTCCTCGGGCGGCGCTGGCTGGTGCAGCAGCTCGACGTCCCGTTCATCGCCGACGAGTCCGCGACCACGCCGGCCGAGGTGACCCGCGAGGTCCTCGGCGGCGCGGCCACCGCGCTCTCCATCAAGACCGCCCGCACCGGGTTCACCGGCTCGCAGCGGGTGCTCCACCTCGCCGAGGGGCTCGGCCTCGAGGTGGTCATGGGCAACCAGATCGACGGCCAGCTCGGCTCGATCTGCTCCGTCGCGTTCGGCGCCGCCCACCAACGCAGCAGCCTGCACGCCGGCGAGCTGTCCAACTTCCTCGACATGAGCGACGACCTGCTCACCGAGCCGCTCCGCATCGAGAACGGCGAGCTCGCCCTGCGCCCCGGCGCCGGGCTCGGCGTCGAGATCGACGACGACAAGCTCCGTCGCTACCGCACCGACATCTGA
- a CDS encoding LysR substrate-binding domain-containing protein translates to MDLKQLRYFDAVAETCHFGQAAERLHLAQPALSQAVRRLEAELDVLLLARTTRQVSLTPAGEFFHREVRRILGDLDACVVGTRSIAEGSRGLLRVGFTGTSAFTQLARLSRIVRASLPGVALEVQADLLTPGQVERLVDGRLDLGVLRGPVAERGIETRSLLQEPLVLALPADHRLAAEPALEVVDVSADEFVAYADTRSAVNEAMVSSCLRAGFSPTITHRAPGTAALLALVAAQLGVALVPESVRSMQLQGVVFRDVADATTIDLSLAWRADDPSALVAGALDVLDRDGFFSAAPTPLPAP, encoded by the coding sequence ATGGATCTCAAGCAGCTGCGCTACTTCGACGCCGTCGCCGAGACCTGTCACTTCGGCCAGGCCGCCGAGCGCCTCCACCTCGCCCAGCCCGCCCTCTCCCAGGCCGTGCGGCGGCTCGAGGCCGAGCTCGACGTGCTCCTCCTCGCCCGCACCACCCGCCAGGTCAGCCTGACGCCGGCCGGAGAGTTCTTCCATCGCGAGGTACGCCGGATCCTCGGCGACCTGGACGCCTGCGTGGTCGGCACCCGCAGCATCGCCGAGGGCAGCCGCGGCCTGCTCCGGGTCGGGTTCACCGGCACCAGTGCGTTCACCCAGCTGGCCCGGCTCTCCCGGATCGTCCGCGCCTCGCTGCCGGGCGTCGCACTCGAGGTGCAGGCCGACCTGCTCACCCCCGGCCAGGTCGAGCGGCTGGTCGATGGCCGCCTCGACCTCGGCGTGCTGCGCGGGCCGGTCGCCGAGCGCGGCATCGAGACCCGCAGTCTGCTGCAGGAGCCGCTCGTGCTCGCCCTGCCCGCCGACCACCGGCTGGCGGCCGAGCCCGCGCTCGAGGTCGTCGACGTCTCCGCCGACGAGTTCGTGGCGTACGCCGACACCCGCTCCGCGGTCAACGAGGCGATGGTGTCGAGCTGCCTGCGCGCGGGCTTCTCCCCCACCATCACCCACCGCGCGCCCGGCACGGCCGCGCTGCTCGCGCTCGTGGCCGCCCAGCTCGGCGTGGCGCTGGTGCCCGAGTCGGTGCGCAGCATGCAGCTGCAGGGCGTGGTGTTCCGGGACGTCGCGGATGCCACGACCATCGACCTCTCCCTCGCCTGGCGGGCCGACGACCCCTCGGCCCTGGTGGCCGGCGCGCTCGACGTACTCGACCGCGACGGGTTCTTCTCCGCCGCCCCGACCCCGCTCCCCGCCCCCTGA